One part of the Paraglaciecola sp. L3A3 genome encodes these proteins:
- a CDS encoding ABC-F family ATPase, which yields MLTTANITIQFGAKPLFENVSAKFGNGNKYGLIGANGCGKSTFMKIIGGDLEPTAGNVSTDPGERIGKLKQDQFAYEEYSVIDTVVMGHGELWKVKVERDAIYANPDMTEEDGIRVADLESEFAEMDGYTAESRAGELLIGVGIPVDQHFGPMSEIAPGWKLRVLLAQVLFADPDIMLLDEPTNNLDINTIRWLETVLNDRNCTMIIISHDRHFLNSVCTHMADIDYGEIRLFPGNYDEYMTAATQSREQLLSDNAKKKAQISELKAFVSRFSANASKSKQATSRAKQIDKIEIQEVKPSSRQNPFIRFEQEKKLHRLALEVEGLSKAYDDEVLYKDLNLMIEVGERVAIIGPNGAGKTTLLKCLVGDTDLTSGSLKWSDNANIGYYAQDHASDFEKDMTLMDWMYQWAQEGDDEQVMRGTLGRLLFSQNDITKSVKVISGGEQGRMLFGKLMLQKPNILLMDEPTNHLDMESIESLNLALENYQGTLVFVSHDREFVSSLATRIIEITPEGVVDFKGDYESYLASQGV from the coding sequence TTGCTTACTACTGCAAATATCACAATACAATTTGGCGCGAAGCCTTTATTTGAAAATGTTTCAGCCAAATTTGGTAATGGCAACAAATACGGTTTAATCGGGGCCAACGGCTGTGGTAAATCCACCTTCATGAAAATAATTGGCGGCGATTTAGAGCCGACCGCAGGTAATGTATCTACCGATCCGGGTGAACGCATTGGTAAACTAAAACAAGATCAATTTGCTTACGAAGAATATAGCGTAATCGACACTGTGGTTATGGGTCATGGTGAACTTTGGAAAGTCAAAGTAGAGCGTGATGCCATTTATGCTAACCCGGATATGACCGAAGAAGACGGTATTCGGGTAGCAGACCTAGAATCAGAATTTGCTGAAATGGATGGTTATACTGCCGAATCTCGTGCTGGTGAATTATTAATTGGTGTGGGTATTCCGGTCGATCAACATTTTGGCCCTATGAGTGAAATAGCCCCAGGTTGGAAACTACGAGTATTATTAGCCCAAGTGTTGTTTGCTGATCCAGATATCATGTTACTCGACGAACCAACCAACAACTTGGACATCAACACTATACGTTGGTTAGAAACCGTTTTAAACGACCGTAACTGCACTATGATCATTATTTCCCACGATAGACACTTCTTAAACTCAGTGTGTACTCACATGGCAGATATCGACTATGGGGAAATTCGCTTATTCCCCGGCAATTACGACGAGTATATGACAGCCGCCACCCAATCTCGTGAGCAGTTATTGTCAGATAACGCCAAGAAAAAAGCGCAAATATCTGAACTTAAAGCCTTCGTCAGTCGTTTCTCCGCTAACGCTTCTAAGTCAAAACAAGCCACTTCCCGTGCTAAACAAATCGATAAAATTGAAATTCAAGAAGTTAAACCCTCTAGTCGTCAAAACCCTTTTATTCGTTTTGAACAAGAGAAAAAATTACATCGCCTAGCGTTAGAAGTTGAAGGTTTAAGCAAAGCTTACGATGATGAAGTGTTATACAAAGATTTAAACCTAATGATTGAAGTGGGTGAACGGGTTGCCATCATTGGACCTAACGGTGCAGGTAAAACCACTTTATTGAAATGTTTAGTAGGCGACACAGACTTAACCTCTGGTAGCTTAAAATGGTCTGATAATGCCAATATAGGTTATTACGCTCAGGATCATGCTAGTGACTTTGAAAAAGACATGACCCTAATGGATTGGATGTATCAGTGGGCGCAAGAAGGTGACGACGAACAAGTCATGCGCGGTACCCTAGGCCGATTATTATTTTCACAAAACGACATCACTAAGTCAGTGAAAGTCATTTCTGGTGGTGAACAAGGGCGCATGTTATTTGGCAAGCTGATGTTACAAAAACCTAATATATTATTAATGGACGAACCTACCAACCACTTGGATATGGAATCTATCGAGTCATTAAACTTAGCCTTAGAAAACTATCAAGGTACTTTAGTATTTGTCAGTCACGACCGAGAGTTTGTATCCTCGCTAGCGACACGTATTATTGAAATCACCCCTGAAGGTGTAGTTGACTTTAAAGGTGATTATGAAAGTTACTTGGCCAGCCAAGGGGTATAA
- a CDS encoding VF530 family DNA-binding protein yields the protein MHQSQNTDPLHGITLQKILENLQQTLGWEELAKQIKINCFSNDPSIKSSLKFLRKTPWAREKVEQLYISLQTSTTNKSTKTSEQTNETFVWPDISKK from the coding sequence ATGCATCAATCTCAAAATACAGATCCACTCCATGGCATAACTCTGCAAAAAATTCTTGAAAATTTACAGCAAACTTTGGGCTGGGAAGAATTAGCCAAGCAGATCAAAATTAACTGCTTTAGTAATGATCCGTCAATAAAATCTAGTTTAAAGTTTTTACGTAAAACGCCATGGGCCCGTGAGAAAGTTGAGCAGCTATATATTTCTTTACAAACTAGCACCACAAACAAATCAACTAAAACCAGTGAACAGACAAACGAAACATTCGTATGGCCAGATATTAGTAAAAAATAA
- a CDS encoding group II intron maturase-specific domain-containing protein encodes MCSWGLRFTGALIKGKPRLRRRTASQKQRSSLSEFYHFIKAKRSQKLATWLPQLKRKLTGFRNYFGLPDNSRSVSKLYNYVLHSLYKWLNRRSGRRSYNWCNFKKMLEYFQIQKLRVSKRVINVDWY; translated from the coding sequence TTGTGTTCTTGGGGTTTGCGTTTTACTGGGGCATTGATAAAAGGTAAACCGAGATTAAGGCGACGAACTGCGAGTCAAAAGCAGCGAAGTAGCCTGAGCGAATTTTACCATTTCATCAAAGCCAAACGCTCGCAGAAACTAGCGACTTGGCTACCTCAATTAAAACGCAAACTCACAGGGTTTAGAAATTACTTTGGGCTACCCGACAACAGCCGCAGCGTAAGTAAGCTATATAATTATGTGCTACATAGTTTGTACAAATGGCTGAACAGGCGCAGTGGTCGTCGAAGTTACAATTGGTGTAATTTTAAGAAGATGTTAGAGTATTTCCAAATACAGAAGCTACGAGTTAGCAAAAGAGTGATTAATGTTGACTGGTATTAA
- the ltrA gene encoding group II intron reverse transcriptase/maturase produces the protein MTTALNAITFKSQTHPNHRFQNLYGLLGDDLLYQSWGQLNKRAAPGIDGITMPKYKESLVEHLTRLSSALKAKCYRAGDIKRVFIPKSHGKQRPLGLPTVDDKLVQQSVSQILQSIWEADFLPNSYGYRPNKSAHQAVHSLSLNLQFKGYGYIVEADIKGFFDNIDHNWLMEMLKQRIDDNALLSLIGQWLKARIKSPEGEYLKPQSGTPQGGIISPVLANIYLHYALDLWFEKKIKPRMRGRAMLIRYADDFVCAFQYANDAERFYSVLPKRLKKFKLDTAPEKTSLIRFSRFHPSRKRQFVFLGFAFYWGIDKR, from the coding sequence ATGACAACCGCACTAAATGCCATCACATTTAAATCACAGACACACCCCAACCATAGATTTCAGAACCTATATGGATTGCTAGGAGATGATTTACTGTATCAAAGTTGGGGGCAACTGAATAAACGAGCAGCCCCTGGTATTGATGGCATCACGATGCCGAAATACAAAGAATCGCTTGTGGAACACCTCACACGTTTAAGTTCAGCCTTGAAAGCTAAGTGCTATCGAGCAGGTGACATTAAGCGTGTATTCATACCCAAAAGTCATGGTAAACAACGCCCATTAGGCTTACCCACAGTGGATGACAAACTGGTACAGCAAAGCGTGAGTCAGATACTGCAAAGTATCTGGGAAGCGGATTTCTTGCCTAACAGTTATGGTTATCGGCCAAATAAGAGTGCGCATCAGGCGGTGCATAGCTTGAGTTTGAATCTTCAGTTTAAAGGTTATGGCTATATTGTTGAGGCAGACATTAAAGGCTTCTTCGATAATATTGACCACAACTGGCTGATGGAGATGCTTAAACAACGCATTGATGATAACGCGCTCTTGAGCTTAATCGGGCAATGGTTGAAAGCACGAATAAAATCGCCAGAAGGGGAGTATCTCAAACCACAAAGCGGTACACCACAAGGCGGTATCATTAGCCCCGTGCTAGCTAATATCTATTTGCATTATGCATTGGATTTATGGTTTGAGAAGAAGATAAAACCTCGCATGAGAGGCAGGGCTATGCTGATACGTTACGCAGATGATTTTGTGTGTGCGTTTCAGTATGCCAATGATGCCGAACGGTTTTACAGCGTGTTGCCAAAACGACTCAAGAAATTCAAACTGGACACGGCACCAGAAAAGACCAGCCTAATAAGGTTCAGTCGATTCCATCCAAGTCGTAAGCGCCAGTTTGTGTTCTTGGGGTTTGCGTTTTACTGGGGCATTGATAAAAGGTAA
- a CDS encoding YqiA/YcfP family alpha/beta fold hydrolase: MKVYFSHGKESGPWGSKITRLANVAKAQGYSVDSIDYSDILDPDLRVERLISVLENAEDEFLLVGSSMGGYVSLVASEQVIAKGVFLLAPALFMQGYKKQSYSNETNVEIVHGWSDDIIPVENSIKQAKIIDCSLHLISGDHRLNSSIKTVEQLFLKFLKSHNKIL; this comes from the coding sequence ATGAAAGTATATTTTTCTCATGGAAAAGAAAGCGGCCCTTGGGGAAGTAAGATAACCAGGCTTGCAAATGTAGCTAAAGCCCAAGGATACAGTGTTGATAGCATCGACTATTCTGACATACTAGATCCTGATCTTAGAGTTGAACGCTTAATAAGTGTATTAGAAAACGCGGAAGATGAATTCTTACTTGTTGGTTCAAGTATGGGCGGCTACGTTTCTTTAGTTGCCTCAGAGCAAGTTATCGCTAAAGGTGTTTTTTTATTAGCACCAGCTTTATTTATGCAAGGCTATAAAAAGCAATCCTATAGTAATGAAACAAATGTAGAAATTGTGCACGGTTGGTCTGATGACATAATCCCAGTAGAAAATTCAATTAAACAGGCAAAAATTATTGATTGTTCATTGCATTTGATTTCTGGAGATCATCGGTTGAACTCTTCAATAAAGACGGTTGAACAACTATTTTTGAAGTTTCTTAAATCACACAACAAAATATTGTAG
- a CDS encoding diguanylate cyclase, giving the protein MKSIPLRWLIVIPFVLLAMISGITMYLISSVTITNITNNVGLQYIKEVEHRIHDRVTDVTLPLIRLVDINRNIISNHPELLDDLRPIAPTLYQQAVPFPHMTFISVATADGRYIASSHDPQGKDPYHIAANFINNVFTMEAFEFDPIHIIGSKIETEPTFNYDPRSRPFYIAAIKANKVVWSDIHPYYGNGILGVGLSVPIYDKKNKLLGVTATSVALIELERYLESLDLVDKAYVFLAEKNGALIATSGKDDLYRGKDDSLKRVYLHNHPEKLLQLASQYLEIGSYQLNLNGEKYLYHLAPVALGHEKTWLVGILMPAAYHEVALAEYTQTTVFITLVLFACIALIGSAIAWYIGKPIHALSNAANDKKIESILKLPQPMSRISEINSLNQGLHSMASNLVDTLQNLEDKVSQRTSHLQDENENLIESAITDELTSLYNRRGFNQAFNKAIKSAQLNKRQLAVVIGDIDHFKGINDQFGHVLGDEALISVAKNLKKHTRSSNDIVARYGGEEFVLVFVDMEHSQVMARLNNIQKEFAAHPVFDEQNITMSFGLVMTNNRSTFSAEALLEQADKKLYQAKNSGRNKIIY; this is encoded by the coding sequence GTGAAGTCAATTCCATTACGCTGGCTAATTGTTATACCCTTTGTGCTACTGGCAATGATTTCAGGTATCACTATGTACCTGATCTCTTCTGTAACAATTACAAATATCACTAATAATGTGGGGCTTCAGTATATAAAAGAAGTCGAACACCGTATCCACGATCGGGTAACCGATGTCACTTTGCCCTTAATTCGGCTTGTAGATATTAACCGAAATATTATTTCTAACCATCCTGAATTACTCGATGATTTAAGACCTATAGCGCCTACCTTGTATCAACAAGCCGTACCTTTCCCGCATATGACTTTCATTTCAGTTGCAACTGCCGATGGACGCTATATTGCTTCATCACATGATCCTCAAGGTAAGGACCCATATCACATAGCGGCAAACTTTATTAATAACGTATTCACAATGGAAGCTTTCGAATTTGATCCAATACATATAATTGGCTCGAAAATAGAAACAGAGCCTACTTTTAATTATGATCCCAGATCTCGCCCGTTTTACATCGCAGCGATAAAAGCAAATAAAGTGGTGTGGAGTGATATACATCCTTATTACGGCAATGGTATTTTGGGCGTTGGTTTGTCGGTTCCAATATACGATAAGAAAAATAAACTACTAGGTGTGACGGCAACAAGTGTTGCCTTAATTGAATTAGAACGATATCTAGAATCTTTAGATTTAGTCGACAAAGCTTATGTTTTTTTAGCCGAAAAAAATGGCGCATTGATCGCAACGTCAGGTAAAGATGATTTGTATCGAGGTAAAGATGACAGTCTTAAACGTGTTTATCTGCATAATCACCCTGAAAAATTACTTCAATTGGCAAGTCAATACCTGGAAATAGGCTCCTATCAACTCAATCTGAATGGAGAAAAGTACCTATATCACCTTGCTCCTGTGGCACTTGGACATGAAAAAACATGGTTGGTTGGGATACTAATGCCTGCTGCATACCATGAAGTTGCCTTAGCCGAATATACACAAACAACCGTATTTATTACCCTTGTCTTGTTCGCATGTATCGCATTAATTGGCTCAGCAATTGCTTGGTACATAGGTAAACCAATTCATGCGCTTAGTAATGCCGCAAATGATAAAAAAATTGAAAGTATTCTGAAGCTACCGCAGCCAATGAGCAGAATCAGTGAGATCAACTCCCTTAATCAAGGATTACATTCAATGGCGAGTAATCTTGTGGATACATTGCAAAATTTAGAAGACAAAGTATCGCAAAGAACCTCACATCTGCAAGACGAAAATGAAAACCTAATTGAAAGTGCTATTACCGACGAGCTAACATCTTTATATAACCGACGAGGTTTCAACCAAGCATTTAATAAGGCAATTAAATCAGCACAGTTAAACAAACGTCAACTGGCGGTTGTAATAGGTGATATTGATCACTTTAAAGGAATTAATGATCAATTTGGACATGTACTCGGTGACGAAGCTTTAATTTCGGTAGCTAAAAACCTCAAAAAACACACACGATCTTCGAACGATATTGTCGCTCGCTATGGTGGAGAAGAGTTCGTATTAGTATTTGTTGATATGGAACATTCGCAAGTAATGGCAAGGCTCAATAACATTCAAAAAGAATTTGCAGCTCATCCTGTATTTGATGAACAAAATATAACAATGAGTTTTGGATTGGTCATGACCAACAACAGGTCAACGTTTTCAGCCGAAGCGTTACTTGAACAAGCCGACAAAAAATTATACCAAGCAAAAAATAGTGGCCGCAATAAAATTATTTATTAG
- a CDS encoding transporter substrate-binding domain-containing protein, with the protein MASAVISPITPAKERYIQLSQVHNASKNDCAYKNLMQAYTSIGYQLEFLILPAKRALVESNAGYTDGETARVQGLETSYPNLVRIPVAICHMKQNLYALKSNETIRHAPIKNLKLGILNGGFYVEKKYTQYNPIRAINNEQLFNLLMKGRVDAVVMSPSVLKKVSNKKEIDLLFKIEKFTPTVPLFHYLHKKHKPLIPQITKALQELEKLGFVAEAIKNHQK; encoded by the coding sequence ATGGCTTCTGCCGTTATTTCGCCAATCACTCCCGCGAAAGAAAGATACATTCAATTATCTCAGGTACATAATGCAAGTAAAAACGATTGCGCCTATAAAAATTTAATGCAAGCCTATACCTCTATTGGTTATCAATTAGAGTTTTTAATTTTACCCGCCAAAAGAGCACTTGTAGAATCAAATGCAGGGTATACAGATGGCGAAACGGCAAGAGTTCAAGGCCTTGAAACAAGTTATCCCAATTTAGTAAGAATTCCTGTGGCAATTTGTCATATGAAGCAAAATTTGTATGCTTTAAAATCAAACGAGACAATCCGACATGCTCCAATTAAAAACCTAAAATTAGGTATTTTAAATGGAGGTTTCTATGTAGAAAAAAAATATACTCAATACAACCCGATTCGGGCTATTAATAATGAACAACTATTCAACTTATTAATGAAAGGCCGAGTTGACGCGGTTGTCATGAGTCCAAGTGTATTAAAAAAGGTGTCGAACAAAAAAGAAATCGACTTGCTTTTTAAAATCGAAAAATTTACTCCAACTGTTCCACTGTTTCACTACCTACATAAAAAACATAAACCCCTTATCCCGCAGATAACTAAAGCTCTACAGGAGCTTGAAAAATTGGGATTCGTCGCCGAGGCGATAAAAAACCATCAAAAATAA
- a CDS encoding phytanoyl-CoA dioxygenase family protein: protein MQKRDLADCHFPVSDIFKKVMTKSDFEPFKLSSEQVEHFHEFGYLTNVKIFEEEQVDILRQELTEIADPSHPKHDLFYEFHNNQSTDPDTVLFHSLGHWRMTPGFHDALWNPAFTQAASQLLGDKSVRFWHDQLFCKPANHGGVVAWHQDYSYWIRTIPMQHLTCWIGLDNATTENGCLNYIPGSHKWGLLKRLELGGEMEAIFEQLTEEQQAQIKPVPMELKKGHACFHHPLMLHGSFENKSQHSRRALVLNVFADGTQSNSDDVMLRGTNINIPKGQKMDGKFFPLLYQANN from the coding sequence ATGCAAAAAAGAGATTTAGCAGACTGCCATTTTCCGGTGTCAGATATATTTAAAAAAGTCATGACAAAAAGCGACTTTGAACCTTTCAAATTATCTTCCGAGCAAGTAGAACATTTCCATGAATTTGGGTATCTGACCAATGTTAAAATATTTGAAGAAGAACAAGTCGATATTTTACGTCAAGAATTAACTGAAATAGCCGATCCTTCACACCCAAAACATGATTTGTTTTATGAATTTCATAATAATCAATCTACCGATCCAGACACAGTATTATTCCACTCTCTTGGCCACTGGCGAATGACGCCTGGATTTCATGATGCCTTATGGAACCCTGCCTTTACCCAAGCAGCCAGTCAATTACTCGGTGATAAATCAGTGCGTTTTTGGCACGATCAATTATTTTGCAAACCTGCAAATCATGGTGGAGTCGTGGCTTGGCATCAGGATTACTCCTATTGGATCAGGACAATCCCTATGCAACATTTGACTTGTTGGATTGGTTTAGATAACGCCACAACTGAAAATGGTTGTTTAAATTACATACCTGGCAGCCACAAATGGGGATTATTAAAAAGATTAGAGCTAGGTGGAGAAATGGAAGCTATTTTTGAACAGCTGACAGAGGAACAACAAGCGCAAATCAAACCCGTTCCTATGGAATTAAAAAAAGGTCATGCCTGTTTTCATCATCCTTTGATGTTACATGGTTCTTTCGAAAACAAATCACAGCATAGTCGAAGAGCTCTAGTTCTAAACGTATTTGCAGATGGCACACAAAGTAATAGCGACGACGTTATGTTAAGAGGAACCAATATTAACATTCCTAAAGGACAAAAAATGGACGGCAAGTTTTTCCCACTTTTATATCAAGCTAATAACTAA
- a CDS encoding glycerol kinase, producing the protein MNYIVRESDKWQLTAKGRLAGGRIKSSVKLGDYIEWPSDFDLSKLPCQQTPDTPIAMVSCTKLGKEIGLTANKLNLLFSELGWINKSVKGWITTEQGIRQGAQQKEDAKTGIPYVIWPENIIESKLLISSIQAVTDLNTLSSAGLEQGYTTLDGHFVRSKAEVLIDNWLYLAEVVHAYGRKLPIEEQAYTQFYLISGNIYIEYWPDIDELKHQAQKAKRLALYQKYGLKIIQLNDQDIQNIDEVLPRLLLKLGVQAY; encoded by the coding sequence GTGAATTACATAGTACGAGAATCTGACAAATGGCAACTAACAGCAAAAGGCAGGTTAGCCGGTGGCAGAATAAAAAGTTCGGTAAAATTGGGAGATTACATAGAGTGGCCTAGCGACTTTGATTTGAGCAAACTCCCTTGTCAGCAAACACCTGATACTCCCATTGCCATGGTAAGTTGCACAAAATTAGGTAAAGAGATAGGACTTACCGCGAATAAATTAAATCTTCTATTTTCAGAACTTGGTTGGATTAATAAAAGTGTTAAAGGCTGGATCACAACTGAACAAGGTATTCGTCAAGGTGCACAACAAAAAGAAGATGCTAAGACGGGTATTCCTTATGTTATCTGGCCTGAAAATATCATTGAATCAAAATTATTGATAAGTTCAATCCAAGCAGTGACAGATTTAAACACTCTCAGTTCAGCTGGTTTAGAACAAGGTTATACCACTCTAGATGGCCATTTTGTTCGCTCAAAAGCAGAGGTATTAATAGACAATTGGTTGTATTTAGCTGAAGTCGTTCATGCTTACGGAAGAAAACTGCCCATTGAAGAACAAGCCTATACTCAGTTTTATCTTATCTCAGGCAATATTTATATAGAATATTGGCCAGATATTGACGAGTTAAAACATCAAGCACAAAAAGCCAAAAGATTAGCTTTATACCAAAAATACGGATTAAAAATCATCCAACTCAATGACCAAGATATTCAAAATATAGATGAGGTCTTACCCCGCTTATTATTAAAACTTGGGGTGCAAGCCTATTAA
- a CDS encoding universal stress protein: protein MYQTILCPIEASKEGEEVLAKAAGLAKLCNAKLFVINVIPQNMLPKDYQKELMEDVIPKMEELCAKYSVPKKNRFVKVGKPYEHICTLAKKKDVDLIMIGTHSKRGLKALLGSTANSVVNYATCDVTLIKI from the coding sequence ATGTACCAAACTATTCTGTGTCCAATCGAAGCATCAAAAGAAGGGGAAGAGGTGCTGGCAAAAGCAGCTGGGCTTGCCAAATTATGCAATGCTAAGTTATTTGTTATTAATGTTATTCCTCAGAATATGTTGCCAAAAGATTATCAAAAAGAATTGATGGAAGATGTTATTCCTAAAATGGAAGAGTTGTGCGCCAAGTATTCGGTTCCTAAAAAAAATCGCTTCGTGAAAGTAGGCAAACCTTACGAACATATTTGCACTTTGGCTAAGAAAAAAGATGTTGATTTAATCATGATCGGTACTCACTCTAAAAGAGGCCTTAAAGCACTGCTTGGCTCTACCGCAAACAGTGTCGTTAACTATGCCACATGTGATGTTACCTTGATTAAAATATAA
- a CDS encoding AraC family transcriptional regulator, with translation MSKNSEWPDILEIGPECDERFVECDKTPELKRLACSISGASNLTGNYKVARSNPEWHAIIYVVGGELELTTESGQKNINSCHLVTLPAGQPFIMELTAAYLDIVWFHIEQGHQWDRVIKGRPDVEFCEITQQIYHSLSLIYYEPQPLLRKSVFSQLESYINTSLSPVSTRSQESQRIWQLQQELEKRLHYNWTVEAMADIAHYSSPHLHRLFQTEFGRSPVQHLIFLRMERAKYLLTHTDWTLEQIGEQVGYSDVFNFSKRFKKSLDIAPGMYRKMYIQNKA, from the coding sequence ATGTCGAAAAATAGTGAATGGCCAGATATATTAGAAATTGGTCCTGAATGTGATGAAAGATTTGTTGAATGTGACAAAACTCCAGAACTAAAACGTTTAGCTTGTTCAATTTCTGGGGCCTCAAATTTAACCGGTAATTATAAAGTTGCCCGCTCAAACCCTGAATGGCATGCCATTATTTATGTCGTGGGAGGGGAGTTGGAATTAACCACTGAATCTGGTCAAAAAAACATTAACAGCTGCCATCTCGTTACCTTGCCAGCTGGCCAACCTTTTATTATGGAGTTAACAGCTGCTTATCTAGATATTGTTTGGTTCCATATAGAGCAGGGGCATCAATGGGACAGGGTAATTAAAGGCCGTCCTGATGTGGAATTTTGTGAAATCACCCAACAAATTTATCATTCACTCAGTTTGATTTATTATGAGCCACAGCCTTTATTGCGTAAGTCTGTTTTTTCTCAGTTAGAAAGTTATATCAATACTAGTTTAAGTCCTGTGTCTACTCGCTCCCAAGAATCCCAGCGCATTTGGCAATTGCAGCAAGAGCTGGAAAAACGATTACATTATAATTGGACTGTTGAGGCGATGGCCGATATTGCTCACTATTCTAGTCCTCATTTACATAGATTGTTTCAAACTGAATTTGGTCGAAGTCCAGTGCAGCATTTAATTTTTTTAAGGATGGAACGAGCTAAATATTTATTAACTCATACAGATTGGACCCTAGAACAAATAGGTGAACAGGTGGGTTATAGCGATGTATTTAATTTTTCCAAACGATTTAAAAAATCCCTAGATATAGCGCCGGGTATGTATCGTAAAATGTATATTCAAAATAAAGCATAA
- a CDS encoding SemiSWEET transporter, with product MTTIEILGFTSAFLTTFSFLPQAIQVIKTKETESLSLAMYSIFTLGVACWLVYGLVKQDSAMIVANMITLVLSSCILFIKIFNDMKIKRARLLE from the coding sequence ATGACAACTATTGAAATATTAGGTTTTACATCAGCGTTTTTAACCACGTTTTCGTTTCTTCCTCAAGCAATACAGGTAATAAAAACTAAAGAGACCGAGTCTTTATCTTTAGCTATGTACAGTATATTTACCCTAGGTGTTGCTTGTTGGTTAGTCTATGGTCTCGTTAAACAGGACAGTGCGATGATAGTAGCGAACATGATCACGTTAGTTTTATCATCTTGTATATTATTTATAAAAATTTTTAATGATATGAAAATTAAACGCGCTAGATTATTAGAATAA
- a CDS encoding alpha/beta hydrolase yields MRYSLYSVFYILFVACFLSACSEPVKQASASKNVQVLPYQFVMPGLDRQRTVRLYLPPSYDITEKSYPVIYMHDGQNLFDDLTAYAGEWGIDESLNQLAADEGIEFIVVGIDNSSEHRMNELSPWTNERFGEAQGKQYMDFIVDVVKPYIDTNFRSKSDRLNTAILGSDMGGLISHYAVHKYPQVFSKAGIFSPSYWYSQDVYVFSQFNKAKLDARLYVMFGDNEGNGMIADSDTMQRQLKQQGHPRQNMLFKRVAGGEHNEALWGKEFVEAVKWLYQQQPVF; encoded by the coding sequence ATGAGATACTCTTTATATTCTGTTTTTTATATTTTGTTTGTTGCTTGTTTCCTGAGTGCTTGTAGTGAGCCAGTAAAGCAAGCTAGCGCCAGTAAAAATGTACAGGTGCTACCTTATCAATTTGTCATGCCAGGCTTAGATAGGCAAAGAACAGTACGTTTATATTTACCTCCTAGTTACGACATAACAGAAAAATCTTATCCGGTTATATATATGCACGATGGGCAGAACCTATTCGATGACCTTACCGCTTATGCTGGGGAATGGGGTATTGATGAATCACTTAATCAGCTTGCCGCAGATGAAGGCATAGAGTTTATTGTGGTAGGTATTGATAACAGCAGCGAACACCGTATGAATGAGTTATCACCTTGGACAAATGAGAGGTTTGGAGAAGCTCAGGGAAAACAATACATGGACTTTATTGTAGATGTGGTTAAACCGTATATAGACACTAACTTTCGTAGCAAATCCGACCGTCTTAATACCGCCATATTGGGTAGCGATATGGGTGGTTTGATCTCACATTATGCGGTGCACAAATACCCGCAGGTGTTTAGCAAAGCTGGAATATTTTCACCTTCATATTGGTATTCACAAGACGTTTATGTTTTTAGTCAATTTAACAAAGCTAAATTAGATGCCAGATTATATGTGATGTTTGGCGATAATGAAGGCAACGGGATGATTGCCGACAGTGACACAATGCAACGTCAACTTAAACAACAAGGCCACCCTAGACAAAATATGCTTTTTAAGAGAGTAGCGGGGGGAGAGCACAACGAAGCTTTGTGGGGCAAGGAGTTTGTGGAGGCAGTAAAATGGTTATATCAGCAACAACCTGTCTTTTAA